One segment of Micromonospora parathelypteridis DNA contains the following:
- the mycP gene encoding type VII secretion-associated serine protease mycosin: MAGDVTGVRHSGPSADRRATVRALLGVAAALAVVAPTAAAVPVVAPTHGGQLAGAPMAFAPGDTVARTDQVRDEQWQLDELQAETAWRSSTGRGVTVAVVDSGVDGTHPDLVGQVLPGQDLVGPDGGAGPDPVGHGTTVAGLIAGRSDDKRGAVGLAPDARILPVRVLDEDNRYDDALIVAQGVRWAVDHGARVINLSLGGSGDSPALAAALDYAFVRDVVVVACTGNLATSTSTKVWYPAREPGVIAVAGLERSSDNLWSGSITGRATVLTAPATGLVGAKPPDGYWRVQGTSFAAPLVAATAALVRSRYPQMPAGEVVNRLLATARDLGPTGRDDRFGYGMVDPVAALTAQVPPVAANPLDDQTSPGVTGFGPAPGSADDEPVAGAGSDPLGLAAPRRQTQWTARAAGGEDTSAPEQLWTGVVLLAALAGGAALLVRRLRQRTP, translated from the coding sequence ATGGCTGGGGATGTGACAGGGGTGCGGCACAGCGGTCCGTCAGCGGACCGACGGGCTACCGTCCGGGCGCTGCTCGGTGTGGCCGCGGCGCTCGCCGTCGTGGCGCCGACCGCGGCGGCCGTGCCCGTCGTCGCGCCCACCCATGGCGGGCAGCTCGCTGGCGCGCCGATGGCGTTTGCCCCCGGCGACACTGTCGCCCGCACCGACCAGGTCCGTGACGAGCAGTGGCAGCTCGACGAGTTGCAGGCCGAGACGGCGTGGCGCAGCTCGACCGGCCGGGGCGTGACCGTCGCGGTGGTCGACTCCGGAGTGGACGGCACCCATCCTGACCTGGTCGGTCAGGTGCTGCCCGGTCAGGATCTGGTCGGCCCCGACGGGGGTGCGGGCCCGGATCCGGTGGGGCACGGCACCACGGTCGCCGGTCTGATCGCCGGGCGCAGCGACGACAAGCGGGGCGCGGTCGGCCTCGCGCCGGACGCCCGGATCCTGCCGGTGCGGGTGCTCGACGAGGACAACCGCTACGACGACGCGCTGATCGTCGCCCAGGGGGTCCGCTGGGCGGTCGACCACGGCGCCCGCGTGATCAACCTGTCGCTGGGCGGCAGCGGCGACAGCCCGGCCCTGGCCGCGGCCCTGGACTACGCGTTCGTCCGGGACGTGGTCGTGGTCGCCTGCACCGGCAACCTGGCCACCTCCACCAGCACCAAGGTGTGGTACCCGGCCCGTGAACCGGGCGTGATCGCGGTCGCCGGTCTCGAACGCAGCAGCGACAACCTGTGGTCCGGGTCGATCACCGGCCGGGCGACGGTGCTCACCGCCCCCGCCACCGGGCTGGTCGGCGCCAAACCTCCGGACGGGTACTGGCGGGTGCAGGGCACCAGCTTCGCCGCGCCGCTGGTGGCGGCCACCGCCGCGCTGGTCCGGTCCCGCTATCCACAGATGCCCGCGGGTGAGGTGGTCAACCGGTTGCTGGCCACCGCCCGGGATCTCGGCCCGACCGGGCGGGACGACCGCTTCGGGTACGGGATGGTCGACCCGGTGGCCGCGCTGACCGCTCAGGTGCCGCCAGTGGCCGCCAACCCGCTGGACGATCAGACGTCGCCGGGCGTGACCGGCTTCGGCCCGGCTCCCGGCTCGGCGGATGACGAGCCGGTGGCCGGTGCCGGCAGCGATCCGCTCGGTCTCGCCGCGCCTCGTCGACAGACCCAGTGGACGGCGCGGGCGGCGGGCGGCGAGGACACCTCGGCACCGGAGCAGCTGTGGACCGGGGTCGTGCTGCTCGCCGCCTTGGCCGGCGGCGCCGCCCTGTTGGTGCGCCGGCTCCGACAGCGGACCCCTTGA
- the eccCa gene encoding type VII secretion protein EccCa: MSTVVIKRPPRRPAPEIPAGELPVEAPPEIPVVTGGRWQQMLMLLPMLGGTVAMAMMFGRGGGAYSYVVGGMFGLSSLAMLVTSWGSASGTPKKSEMMAARREYLRHLATLRRRVRRTAGQQRAGLYYRHPDPGGLWSTVDSHRVWERRPADPDFAVVRVAVGPQTLATPLVPPVTRPLEELEPMTAGALRRFLDAYSVVPDLPVALSLRSFARVHVRPAGRTGSGAPATAGPPTGDPAAQALARAVLTQLAVFHAPDELLVAVCAGPERRTCWEWVKWLPHAHHPGRTDALGPVRLVTSSAAELERLLADVLASRSRFSPAGPATDGPHVVVVLDGGDLTGASDLTGDGGIDAVTVLDLDTPAPRLLDRYALLLELHGRRLHSWSSDGHAEVGTADQLDLADAEAIARRLAPLRLAGASRGPDAPLQADLGLPELLGLGDPESFTAEQGWLPRSARDRLRVPIGVGADGGAIELDLKESAQDGMGPHGLLIGATGSGKSELLRTLVLGLAVTHSSEQLNFVLVDFKGGATFASFDRLPHTAAVITNLADALPLVDRMVDAINGELVRRQELLRRAGNFASVRDYERARAAGSPLAPLPSLLLICDEFSELLSAKPDFIDLFVQIGRLGRSLGVHLLLASQRLEEGRLRGLDTHLSYRIGLRTFSALESRTVLGVADAHELPRSPGHGYLRAGTDPLARFKAAYVSGAVRRRAATAGVSAEGGARLLTFTTHVVPVPEPTTPVAPVVAEEEGRETLLDLLVDRLVGQGPPAHQVWLPPLGQPPALDELLGPVEVDPKRGLTVGNPELHGALGVPLAIVDKPLEQRRDLLWLALDGAAGHVAVVGAPQSGKSTALRTLICALALTHTPAEVQVYCLDFGGGGLAALRDLPHVGGVTGRADPTAVRRTVGEMATLLADRERRFAELGVESMAAYRQRRNAAAATSQPGHDPFGDVFLVIDGWSTVRGEYDDLEPLVTDLATRGLSYGLHVVATALRWLDFRPAIRDLFGSRLELRLGDPSDSLVARRAAANVPERSGRGVTAEGLHFLTALPQLAAASGDTADLVKRAAEGWAGHPAPRVRLLPPVLPYADLDLAATTGLRLPIGIAEADLRPVLLDFASEPHFVVFGDSECGKSSFLRALATSIITRFTPEQARVILVDYRRSLLGAIETPHLIGYGTAAAHTADLVESAAGYLERRAPGPEVTPQQLRERSWWTGPELFVLVDDYDLVAAGPANPLRALEEHLPHARDVGLHLVLARRSGGAGRAQYEPIVQRLRELSTAGLVMAGSPDEGALVGPVRPGPLPPGRGRLVTRREGVRLVQLAQLPPQ, encoded by the coding sequence GTGTCCACCGTCGTCATCAAGCGCCCGCCACGTCGACCGGCGCCGGAGATCCCCGCGGGCGAGCTGCCGGTCGAGGCCCCGCCGGAGATCCCCGTGGTGACCGGCGGGCGGTGGCAGCAGATGCTCATGCTGCTGCCCATGCTCGGCGGCACGGTGGCGATGGCGATGATGTTCGGCCGGGGCGGCGGCGCCTACTCGTACGTGGTGGGCGGAATGTTCGGGCTCTCGTCGTTGGCGATGCTGGTGACGTCCTGGGGCAGCGCCTCCGGCACCCCGAAGAAGTCCGAGATGATGGCCGCCCGCCGGGAGTACCTGCGCCACCTGGCCACGCTGCGGCGGAGGGTTCGACGGACCGCTGGACAGCAGCGGGCCGGGCTCTACTACCGGCACCCGGACCCAGGCGGGCTCTGGTCGACCGTGGACAGCCACCGGGTCTGGGAGCGGCGCCCCGCCGACCCCGATTTCGCGGTGGTGCGGGTCGCCGTCGGGCCACAGACCCTGGCCACCCCGCTCGTTCCACCGGTCACCCGACCGTTGGAGGAGTTGGAGCCGATGACGGCCGGGGCGCTGCGCCGCTTCCTGGACGCGTACTCCGTGGTGCCGGACCTGCCGGTGGCGCTGTCGCTGCGCAGCTTCGCCCGCGTGCACGTGCGGCCGGCCGGCCGGACCGGGAGCGGCGCCCCGGCCACCGCCGGACCACCCACCGGCGACCCGGCGGCGCAGGCGCTGGCCCGGGCGGTGCTGACCCAACTGGCGGTCTTCCACGCCCCCGACGAGCTGCTCGTCGCGGTCTGCGCCGGCCCGGAACGCCGGACCTGCTGGGAGTGGGTGAAATGGCTCCCGCACGCCCACCACCCCGGCCGCACCGACGCGCTCGGACCGGTACGCCTGGTGACCAGCTCCGCCGCCGAGCTGGAACGCCTGCTGGCCGACGTACTCGCCAGCCGGTCCCGGTTCAGCCCGGCCGGCCCGGCCACCGACGGCCCGCACGTGGTGGTGGTCCTCGACGGCGGCGACCTGACCGGTGCCAGTGACCTGACCGGTGACGGCGGTATCGACGCGGTCACCGTGCTGGACCTGGACACCCCGGCGCCACGGCTGCTCGACCGGTACGCGCTGCTGCTCGAGTTGCACGGGCGGCGGCTGCACTCATGGTCGTCCGACGGGCACGCCGAGGTGGGCACCGCCGACCAGCTCGACCTCGCCGACGCCGAGGCGATCGCCCGACGGTTGGCGCCGCTGCGCCTCGCTGGCGCGTCCCGCGGACCCGATGCCCCACTCCAGGCCGACCTGGGCCTTCCCGAGCTACTGGGTCTCGGCGACCCGGAGAGCTTCACGGCCGAGCAGGGCTGGCTCCCGCGCTCGGCGCGCGACCGGCTGCGGGTGCCGATCGGGGTGGGCGCGGACGGCGGTGCCATCGAGTTGGACCTCAAGGAGTCCGCCCAGGACGGGATGGGTCCGCACGGCCTGCTCATCGGGGCGACCGGTTCCGGCAAGTCCGAGCTGCTTCGCACGCTGGTGCTGGGGCTGGCCGTGACGCACAGCTCCGAGCAGCTCAACTTCGTGCTCGTCGACTTCAAGGGTGGCGCCACCTTCGCCTCGTTCGACCGGCTGCCGCACACCGCAGCCGTGATCACCAACCTGGCCGACGCGTTGCCCCTGGTCGACCGGATGGTCGACGCGATCAACGGGGAACTCGTCCGCCGCCAGGAGCTGCTGCGGCGCGCCGGCAACTTCGCCAGCGTGCGCGACTACGAACGGGCCCGGGCGGCCGGCAGCCCACTGGCCCCGCTGCCGTCGCTGCTGCTGATCTGCGACGAATTCTCCGAACTGCTCTCCGCCAAGCCCGACTTCATCGACCTGTTCGTGCAGATCGGCCGGCTGGGCCGGTCGCTCGGCGTGCACCTGCTGCTCGCCAGCCAGCGGCTGGAAGAGGGGCGACTCCGCGGGCTGGACACCCACCTGTCGTACCGGATCGGTCTGCGTACCTTCTCCGCGCTGGAGTCCCGCACCGTGCTCGGGGTGGCGGACGCCCACGAGCTGCCCCGCTCGCCGGGCCACGGCTACCTGCGCGCCGGCACCGACCCGCTGGCCCGGTTCAAGGCCGCGTACGTCTCGGGTGCCGTCCGGCGTCGGGCCGCGACGGCCGGCGTGAGCGCCGAGGGGGGCGCGCGACTGCTCACCTTCACCACCCACGTCGTGCCGGTGCCCGAGCCGACAACCCCGGTCGCGCCCGTCGTCGCGGAGGAGGAGGGCAGAGAGACACTGCTCGACCTGCTGGTGGACCGGCTCGTCGGACAGGGCCCGCCGGCGCACCAGGTCTGGCTCCCGCCGCTCGGTCAGCCGCCGGCCCTGGACGAGCTGCTCGGCCCGGTGGAGGTGGACCCGAAGCGCGGGCTCACCGTGGGCAACCCGGAGCTGCACGGCGCGCTCGGAGTGCCGCTCGCCATCGTGGACAAGCCGTTGGAGCAGCGACGGGACCTGCTCTGGCTGGCGCTGGACGGTGCCGCCGGGCATGTCGCGGTGGTCGGAGCGCCGCAGAGCGGCAAATCCACCGCGCTGCGTACGCTGATCTGCGCGCTGGCGCTCACCCACACCCCGGCCGAGGTGCAGGTCTACTGCCTCGACTTCGGTGGCGGCGGGCTGGCCGCCCTGCGCGACCTCCCGCACGTCGGCGGGGTGACCGGTCGGGCCGACCCGACCGCCGTACGGCGCACCGTCGGCGAGATGGCCACCCTGCTGGCCGATCGGGAACGCCGCTTCGCGGAGCTGGGCGTGGAGTCGATGGCCGCGTACCGGCAGCGACGGAACGCAGCGGCGGCGACCAGCCAGCCGGGCCACGATCCGTTCGGTGACGTGTTCCTGGTGATCGACGGTTGGAGCACGGTCCGCGGCGAGTACGACGACTTGGAGCCACTGGTCACCGACCTGGCCACCCGAGGGCTGTCGTACGGGCTGCACGTGGTCGCCACGGCGCTGCGCTGGCTGGACTTCCGCCCGGCGATCCGGGACCTGTTCGGTTCACGGTTGGAGTTGCGCCTCGGCGACCCGTCCGACTCGCTGGTGGCCCGTCGTGCGGCCGCGAACGTGCCGGAGCGCTCCGGCCGAGGGGTGACCGCGGAGGGCCTGCACTTCCTCACCGCGCTGCCCCAGCTCGCTGCCGCCAGCGGGGACACCGCCGACCTGGTCAAACGAGCCGCCGAGGGGTGGGCGGGCCATCCGGCGCCCCGGGTCCGGCTGCTCCCGCCGGTGCTGCCGTACGCCGACCTGGACCTCGCCGCGACGACCGGGCTGCGGTTGCCGATCGGGATCGCGGAGGCGGACCTGCGCCCGGTGCTGCTCGACTTCGCCAGCGAGCCGCATTTCGTGGTCTTCGGGGACTCGGAGTGCGGCAAGTCGTCGTTCCTGCGCGCGCTGGCCACGTCGATCATCACCCGGTTCACCCCCGAGCAGGCCCGGGTGATCCTGGTCGACTACCGGCGCAGCCTGCTCGGCGCCATCGAGACGCCACACCTGATCGGGTACGGCACCGCGGCAGCGCACACCGCCGACCTGGTCGAGTCGGCCGCCGGTTATCTGGAGCGGCGGGCACCCGGGCCGGAGGTCACCCCGCAACAGTTGCGGGAGCGGTCCTGGTGGACCGGGCCGGAGCTGTTCGTACTGGTGGACGACTACGACCTGGTGGCGGCCGGGCCGGCGAACCCGTTGCGCGCGTTGGAGGAGCACCTGCCGCACGCCCGGGACGTCGGGTTGCACCTGGTGCTGGCCCGCCGGTCCGGTGGCGCGGGCCGCGCTCAGTACGAGCCGATCGTGCAGCGACTGCGGGAGTTGTCCACCGCCGGTCTGGTGATGGCGGGCAGCCCGGACGAGGGCGCACTCGTCGGGCCGGTGCGGCCCGGGCCGCTGCCGCCGGGACGTGGTCGGCTGGTCACGCGACGCGAGGGCGTACGCCTCGTCCAGCTCGCACAACTGCCGCCACAATGA